The DNA sequence CAGATAAATTAAATTAACAAGTATATCACAGAGGACGTATGCACGCAACTATGAAACGGATAATTTTTAAAGAAATCTTATCAACTTTTTTTACTTTTTTTTAGTAAAACTGCTGACAGGGAAATTGGACCGAAGATTCCTCACCTTCCGTTCAAAATAGGCTACGGAAGGTGATGGAACCGGCCAACCGGTGCCTCCGGACGTTGAAATATCAGGCGATTTTTTGGTTTTTTATTGAACATCCAAATATTTGACCAATGCATTCGCAAGGTCCGCAAATTGTTCGATGCTCAGGGCTTCTGCCCGTTTTGAAGGCTCAATACCGGCTTCTTCAAGTCCCGCTGTCAAAGCTGCCTTGATCTCTTCGGTTTTGCCGTAGCGGGACTGCAGATTGTTCCAGAGCGTTTTTCTGCGTTGGTTGAAACCGGCACGGACCAGATCAAAGAAGAACTTCTCATCCGTGACCTTCACTTTAGGTTCCGCTCTCCGCTGCAGCTTCAGGATTGCCGAATCGACATTCGGTTGCGGCACAAAAACGGTTTTCGGAACGATGAAGGCAATCTCGGCTTCCGTATAGTAGTCGATCGCAATCGTCAATGAGCCGAAAGCTTTCGTTCCAGGCTTGGCCGTCATACGCTGCGCAACTTCCTTCTGCATCATCATCACAAACGTATCGATCGGCAAATCGGTCTCTATGAAATTCATGATGATCGGTGTTGTAATGTAGTAAGGCAGATTCGCCGCAACCACCAAGCGGTCAGCCGGCTCAAAATGTTCTTCGATGACCTGCGGGACATTCGCCTGCAGAATATCCTGGAAAATGATTTCGATGTTATCGTATTCCGCAAGTTCCGTCTTCAAAATAGGCGCCAGACGTTTATCCACTTCAAACGCCACTACTTTTTTGGCTTCTCTTGCAAGACGCTCCGTCAAGGCTCCGATACCAGGCCCGATTTCGATCGCATTGGTGTTTTTATCGATGCCGGCTGCAGCCACCATCTTCGTCAATATGTTCGGTTCCACCAAAAAGTTTTGGCCTAAGCTCTTCTTCATGGTCAAGTGGTATTTTTTTAAGATGGCGTTCGTTCTGCTTGGTGTCGCTATATCCTTATGGTGTTCTAATGCACTCATCTGTTTTCCTCCTCCTGCCGCTGAGCGGTCAGGCTATCCTTTTTGTCCAGTTCTTTCAAAATGGCCGTCATCGCTGCGTTGACAGCTTCTTTTTCCAATTGGAACATGCGCAGGCGTTTCAGCAGCTGTTTCCCGTTTGTATGTCCGATCCCGAGCGCATCCCCCAGCAATTCCCGGTAATGGCCTGAGTCGGCATGTCCGACCAAGTGCCATTCATCCAGGAATTTCCTGTCGATGTCGCTCGTTTCAGCTTGCCTTTGCGTGTATACATTCTTCAGTGCTTCCCTTATGATCTCCGGGGAGGCATGCTCGATTCCGAGGCTTCCGCCTTTCGGTGATTGTGCGTCTTGCTTACGCAAAAATGCATGTTTGACATCGGGAATCCGTTCGACGATCGTTGCCCGGATCTTCCCGCCCGGATAATCCGGGTCGGTGAAGACGATGACGCCCCGTGTGGCTTGTGCATGGGCAATCAGCTGCAGCGTTTCTTCGTTGATTGCCGATCCGTTCGTTTCGATCGTATCAGCCTCCACCGCTTCCTTGATCCGTTTGGTATCGTCTTTCCCCTCAACCACGATGATTTCCTCTATTTTCATCTGTCATCCAACCCAAATAATTTATTTGCGTTCTTGGTTGTCTGCAGCGCGATCTGTTCGAATGTCTGGCCGCGTAATTCAGCAATCTTTTCGGCTACATAGCGTACATAGGCCGGCTCATTCCGCTTTCCGCGGAAAGGAACTGGCGCCAGATAAGGCGCATCGGTTTCGACCAGAAGCCTCTCGACCGGTACGGTTTTGGCCACTTCATGGACTTCCGTCGCCTTTTTGAAGGTGACGACGCCGCTGATCGAAATGTGCATGCCCAAATCCAAAAACCTCTTCATGTAGTCCACGTCACCGCTGAAGCTGTGCATGATGCCGCCTATGTCGCGCACATCCTCTTCCTTCAAAATGCGGTAGGTGTCTTCGATAGCATCACGCATATGGATGCTGATCGGCAATTCCATTTCTTTGGCGATCGCGATTTGCCTCCTGAACACTTTCGCTTGGACATCATGCGGCGCTGTGTCCCAATGGTAATCCAGCCCCATCTCTCCCATGGCAACAACCTTTTTTTCTTCAAGCAGTACCATCAGGCTGTCTTCCACTGCCGCAGTGTAAGTCGCTGCTTCAGTAGGGTGCCAGCCGATGATGCTGTAGATATCAGGATATTTTGCGCTCAATTCGAGCGATTTTTTTATTGTGTCCGCATCAAAGCCCACGACCGCAAATCTTCCGACACCGGCATCGTGGGCCCTTGCGATGGCCGCGTCCACATCTTCCGCAAAAGCGTCCACATTCAGATGCGTGTGTGTATCAAATAATAGTTTATCCATAGTTTCCTTTCCGGTTCCTGCAGGAAGACCGTTGCCCCCCCTGATTCTTCTGCACAGTA is a window from the uncultured Trichococcus sp. genome containing:
- the rsmA gene encoding 16S rRNA (adenine(1518)-N(6)/adenine(1519)-N(6))-dimethyltransferase RsmA codes for the protein MSALEHHKDIATPSRTNAILKKYHLTMKKSLGQNFLVEPNILTKMVAAAGIDKNTNAIEIGPGIGALTERLAREAKKVVAFEVDKRLAPILKTELAEYDNIEIIFQDILQANVPQVIEEHFEPADRLVVAANLPYYITTPIIMNFIETDLPIDTFVMMMQKEVAQRMTAKPGTKAFGSLTIAIDYYTEAEIAFIVPKTVFVPQPNVDSAILKLQRRAEPKVKVTDEKFFFDLVRAGFNQRRKTLWNNLQSRYGKTEEIKAALTAGLEEAGIEPSKRAEALSIEQFADLANALVKYLDVQ
- a CDS encoding TatD family hydrolase, encoding MDKLLFDTHTHLNVDAFAEDVDAAIARAHDAGVGRFAVVGFDADTIKKSLELSAKYPDIYSIIGWHPTEAATYTAAVEDSLMVLLEEKKVVAMGEMGLDYHWDTAPHDVQAKVFRRQIAIAKEMELPISIHMRDAIEDTYRILKEEDVRDIGGIMHSFSGDVDYMKRFLDLGMHISISGVVTFKKATEVHEVAKTVPVERLLVETDAPYLAPVPFRGKRNEPAYVRYVAEKIAELRGQTFEQIALQTTKNANKLFGLDDR
- the rnmV gene encoding ribonuclease M5 — translated: MKIEEIIVVEGKDDTKRIKEAVEADTIETNGSAINEETLQLIAHAQATRGVIVFTDPDYPGGKIRATIVERIPDVKHAFLRKQDAQSPKGGSLGIEHASPEIIREALKNVYTQRQAETSDIDRKFLDEWHLVGHADSGHYRELLGDALGIGHTNGKQLLKRLRMFQLEKEAVNAAMTAILKELDKKDSLTAQRQEEENR